CGAAGGCAGCTTTGAAAAGTCTAGTAATTCTCCAGAATGACTTACCTTAAACAAGTCTTCTTTAATATCAGGAAGTTGTTTCTTTTGAAGATAGTAATCAGGACGCTCTCGTAGTTGTGGTAACGGACAGCTGATTATTGAACAAGCATCAATACGACTACGGTTATTTTCCCACCAATCAAATCTCTCTCCAAGTTGTTTATTATACCAGTATTGGCAAATTCGCAACCACTCGTTTAATTCTAGTTTTTGATTGGTGTCTGGATAAGCGCGATACTGATAGTTAAGCAACAAAGGAACTCACCTCCCTAAATTCTAATCAGTGTTGTTATTATGGACTACAGTGATTGTAACATAGTTCCTGGAAAAATTGTGAAAAATGATTTTGTTTCAAAAGGTCGGTCAGTCAGTGACTTAAAAGCCCTTCTTGTACTGACAACCAAATATAGACGCAAAGCCATTACTGGTGAGATGTTGAAGCGTTTGCACGTTATCCTTGAAGACTTGTTGGTTAAATGGGACTGCAAACTAGTTGAGTTTAATGGGGAATCCGACCATGTACACGCTCTATTCCAGTATCATCCTGACTTGCAGTTAAGCACACTAGTTGGAAACATTAAGTCAACGACTTTCCGCAGACTCAGACAAGAATTTGCAGAGCATTTAAGGCGTTTCTATACCAAAGATGTTTTCTGGAATGGGTCTTACTTTATCGCTAGTTGCGGTGGTGTGACCATCTCAACCTTAAAACAGTATATTGAAGCACAAGACAGTCCGGAGATTGGCAATTCCTCATCGACCCCACTCCCGCGTTGACCGTCGGTCAACATAGGTCGGGGGTCAATTCGTCATTGCCCCAAAATTCATCCCACGCCTCACTTCGTGTAGGACGTGGGGCTTCTTTTGGATTAAGCTAACCAATAACCAATCCCACCAATTCAAAACCACGGTTCTTCTTAGAATACCTTTGCTATGCATCAAATGAAGCAGCGAGTAACCTAACTCAGTAGCAGTCTACCTCCGCTAGGTCAGTGAATCTCAAGTGCATCTTTTACTTGCTAAGATGATGATGCCTAACGTTCCCTACCTTTGACCGCTCTGGTGAAAGGTTTAGCCTTCCATTAGTAGAGATGAAGTGAAGGAAGCGACAAAAACTCCACAACGTCTACATCAACGTATTATTTGCATTGTCTACATCCTTGACGTCGCTCTCCTACAGGATGTAGCAATAGACCACAGCGGCACAACATCTATCCAATGCGGTTTTTTATTAATACTCAATATGATAGCTGTTGGCTCTCTTAATGCGATCTACCAATAGATGGAAATACCTTTCCATCTATAGATAGGTTATGCAGTTGTGGTAGAAAAGTTTTTATTTGAAAACGACTTCTAGTCGCAAAAGCAAGTACAAATCATAACTTTCCAAACATCCTCTTAAACAAAAGTAATATTATAAGATCTGAAAGATATAGTTGTACGGAATTTTATGTCCTTGAGCCGCGTCTTCTCTCATATTTATCAGGTTAATCTTTGGCAGAGTTCAGAATCTGCATCTGGTCGAGGTTCTGAGGTAGCTACCACGGCTAAGGTTCGAGAGTCTATATCAGCCCTGCTTCAAAATTTGAGTATCAAGTCGATTGTAGATGCTCCCTGTGGTGATTTTAATTGGATGAGCCAGGTTTCCCTAAATAATATTGAATACCTCGGGTTAGATATTGTTCCAGATGTTATAGAACGGGTTCGGGCTAAATATGAAAAACCGGGCTTAATTTTCAAAACAGGCGATCTCACAAGGACGATCTTACCAACTGTAGATTTGATTATTTGCCGAGATGGTCTTGTACACTTATCTTTTAGCGATATCTTTAGTGCTCTAGAAAAGTTTAAGTCCAGTCAGTCTACTTATATGTTGACGACTACATATCCCAACCTTTCTACAAACCGAAATGTAGCTAGTGGATCTTGGCGAGCAAT
This genomic interval from Scytonema hofmannii PCC 7110 contains the following:
- the tnpA gene encoding IS200/IS605 family transposase, encoding MKNDFVSKGRSVSDLKALLVLTTKYRRKAITGEMLKRLHVILEDLLVKWDCKLVEFNGESDHVHALFQYHPDLQLSTLVGNIKSTTFRRLRQEFAEHLRRFYTKDVFWNGSYFIASCGGVTISTLKQYIEAQDSPEIGNSSSTPLPR
- a CDS encoding class I SAM-dependent methyltransferase — its product is MSLSRVFSHIYQVNLWQSSESASGRGSEVATTAKVRESISALLQNLSIKSIVDAPCGDFNWMSQVSLNNIEYLGLDIVPDVIERVRAKYEKPGLIFKTGDLTRTILPTVDLIICRDGLVHLSFSDIFSALEKFKSSQSTYMLTTTYPNLSTNRNVASGSWRAINLEKPPFNFSPPTLIFSDPSDDTGSHPDKSLALWSLKDIELSPPAQFSFSSLQISVISFIRRFIPSFLL